One stretch of Rhizobium rhizoryzae DNA includes these proteins:
- the rpsN gene encoding 30S ribosomal protein S14, protein MAKTSAIEKNKRRRKTVANQAAKRAALKAIIMKQDLPIEERFKATLKLASLPRDGSKTRIRNRCEVTGRPRAFYRKLKMSRIALRELGNLGKVPGVVKSSW, encoded by the coding sequence ATGGCGAAGACAAGCGCAATCGAAAAGAACAAGCGCCGCCGCAAGACGGTCGCCAACCAGGCAGCGAAGCGCGCTGCTTTGAAGGCGATCATCATGAAACAGGACCTGCCGATCGAAGAGCGTTTCAAGGCTACCTTGAAGCTCGCTTCGTTGCCGCGCGATGGTTCCAAGACCCGCATCCGCAATCGCTGCGAAGTCACCGGTCGTCCGCGTGCCTTCTACCGGAAGCTCAAGATGTCCCGTATCGCCCTGCGCGAACTCGGTAATCTGGGCAAGGTTCCGGGCGTTGTGAAGTCCAGCTGGTAA
- the rplE gene encoding 50S ribosomal protein L5 → MAENKYEPRLKTEYVSRIRKALLEQFSYANEMQIPKIDKIVINMGVGEATADSKKPTIAAADLAAIAGQKPVITRARNSIAGFKVRENMPIGAKVTLRGARMYEFLDRLVNIALPRVRDFRGLNPKSFDGRGNFAMGIKEHIVFPEINYDKVDQMWGMDIIVCTTANTDDEARALLKEFNFPFRQ, encoded by the coding sequence ATGGCTGAGAACAAGTACGAGCCCCGTCTGAAGACGGAGTACGTTTCTCGTATCCGTAAGGCGCTTCTGGAGCAGTTCTCCTACGCCAACGAGATGCAGATTCCGAAGATCGACAAGATCGTCATCAACATGGGTGTTGGTGAAGCGACTGCCGATTCGAAGAAGCCCACGATCGCTGCTGCCGATCTGGCTGCGATCGCCGGTCAGAAGCCGGTCATCACGCGTGCCCGCAATTCGATTGCAGGCTTCAAGGTGCGTGAAAACATGCCGATTGGCGCAAAGGTAACTCTGCGCGGCGCTCGCATGTACGAATTCCTGGATCGTCTGGTTAACATCGCGCTTCCGCGCGTTCGCGACTTCCGCGGTCTGAATCCGAAGAGCTTTGACGGCCGTGGCAACTTCGCCATGGGCATCAAAGAGCACATCGTGTTCCCTGAGATTAACTACGATAAGGTTGATCAGATGTGGGGCATGGACATCATCGTTTGCACGACGGCAAACACGGACGACGAAGCACGGGCTCTTCTGAAAGAGTTCAACTTCCCGTTCCGTCAGTAA
- the rplX gene encoding 50S ribosomal protein L24 produces MQKIRKGDNVVVIAGKDKGRTGEVVQVLPKEDRAVVRGINMVKRHQRQTQTQEAGIINKEASIHLSNIAIVAKDGKPTRVGFSVVDGKKVRVAKRTGDVIDG; encoded by the coding sequence ATGCAGAAGATTCGTAAAGGCGACAACGTTGTCGTTATTGCCGGTAAGGACAAGGGCCGTACCGGTGAAGTAGTCCAGGTGCTGCCGAAGGAAGACCGTGCGGTGGTCCGTGGGATCAATATGGTAAAGCGCCATCAGCGCCAGACCCAGACCCAGGAAGCTGGCATCATCAACAAGGAAGCTTCGATCCATCTGTCGAACATCGCGATCGTCGCGAAGGACGGAAAGCCCACACGTGTTGGCTTTAGCGTTGTCGATGGCAAGAAGGTCCGTGTAGCCAAGCGTACGGGAGATGTGATCGATGGCTGA
- the rplN gene encoding 50S ribosomal protein L14, translated as MIQMQTNLDVADNSGARRVMCIKVLGGSKRKYASVGDIIVVSIKEAIPRGRVKKGDVMKAVVVRTAKDIRRPDGSVIRFDNNAAVLIDNKKEPIGTRIFGPVPRELRAKNHMKIISLAPEVL; from the coding sequence ATGATTCAGATGCAAACAAACCTCGACGTTGCCGATAATTCCGGCGCGCGTCGTGTCATGTGCATCAAGGTGCTGGGCGGCTCAAAGCGTAAGTATGCTTCCGTAGGCGACATTATCGTCGTCTCCATCAAGGAAGCTATTCCGCGCGGCCGCGTGAAGAAGGGCGACGTTATGAAAGCCGTCGTTGTTCGCACCGCAAAGGACATCCGCCGCCCGGACGGCAGCGTGATTCGCTTCGATAACAACGCAGCGGTCCTCATCGACAACAAGAAAGAGCCCATCGGCACCCGTATCTTCGGACCGGTTCCGCGCGAACTTCGCGCCAAGAACCATATGAAGATCATCTCGCTGGCTCCGGAAGTACTCTAA
- the rpsQ gene encoding 30S ribosomal protein S17 translates to MPKRILQGVVVSDKNEKTVVVRVERRFAHPLLQKTVRRSKKYKAHDENNQYKVGDVVSIQECAPISKDKCWTVIAAQA, encoded by the coding sequence ATGCCGAAGCGCATTCTGCAGGGCGTCGTGGTCAGCGACAAGAACGAAAAGACCGTTGTGGTCCGGGTTGAGCGTCGTTTCGCTCACCCGCTGCTTCAGAAGACAGTTCGTCGTTCGAAGAAGTACAAGGCCCACGACGAAAACAATCAATACAAGGTCGGCGATGTCGTCTCCATTCAGGAGTGTGCGCCGATTTCCAAGGATAAGTGCTGGACGGTTATCGCCGCCCAGGCTTAA
- the rpmC gene encoding 50S ribosomal protein L29, with product MKAEEVRGLTADQLKDKLADLKKEQFNLRFQKATGQLEKSSRINEVRKDIARVKTIARQKAAEAKA from the coding sequence ATGAAAGCCGAAGAAGTTCGCGGCCTCACGGCCGACCAGCTCAAGGACAAGCTCGCAGACCTGAAGAAGGAGCAGTTCAACTTGCGCTTTCAGAAGGCGACGGGCCAGCTTGAGAAGTCCTCGCGCATCAACGAAGTTCGTAAGGACATCGCTCGCGTAAAAACCATTGCCCGCCAGAAGGCGGCAGAAGCAAAGGCCTAA
- the rplP gene encoding 50S ribosomal protein L16 yields MLQPKRTKYRKQFKGRIKGVAKGGFDLAFGEFGLKAQEPNRVNAREIEAARRAITRYMKRAGRVWIRVFPDTPVTAKPTEVRMGKGKGSVEYWACKVKPGRMMFEIDGVSEDIAREALRLGAAKLSVKTRFVQRIAE; encoded by the coding sequence ATGTTGCAGCCAAAGCGTACCAAGTATCGCAAGCAGTTCAAGGGTCGCATCAAGGGCGTTGCCAAGGGCGGTTTCGACCTGGCATTCGGCGAATTCGGCCTTAAGGCTCAGGAGCCTAACCGCGTGAATGCACGTGAGATCGAAGCGGCTCGCCGCGCGATCACTCGCTATATGAAGCGCGCAGGCCGTGTCTGGATCCGCGTTTTCCCTGACACTCCGGTCACTGCCAAGCCGACCGAAGTCCGTATGGGTAAGGGTAAGGGTTCTGTCGAGTACTGGGCTTGCAAGGTCAAGCCTGGGCGAATGATGTTCGAAATCGATGGTGTATCCGAGGATATTGCACGCGAGGCACTTCGTCTCGGCGCTGCCAAGCTCTCGGTTAAGACGCGCTTCGTACAGCGCATCGCAGAGTAA
- the rpsC gene encoding 30S ribosomal protein S3 — protein sequence MGQKINPIGFRLGINRTWDSRWFADNAEYGQLLHEDLKIRAYLMSELKQAGIAKVVIERPHKKCRVTIHSARPGLIIGKKGADIEKLRKKLSDMTSSETHLNIVEVRKPEVDATLVAQSIAQQLERRVAFRRAMKRAVQSAMRLGAEGIKITCAGRLGGAEIARTEWYREGRVPLHTLRADIDYGTAEAETAFGICGIKVWIFKGEILEHDPMASERRALEGDAQGPASRDRDRRRENA from the coding sequence ATGGGTCAGAAAATCAATCCAATCGGCTTCCGCCTCGGCATCAACCGTACTTGGGATAGCCGTTGGTTCGCCGACAATGCGGAGTACGGCCAGCTTCTTCATGAAGACCTGAAGATCCGGGCCTACCTCATGTCGGAACTGAAGCAGGCCGGCATTGCAAAGGTGGTCATCGAGCGTCCGCACAAGAAGTGCCGGGTTACGATCCACTCTGCTCGTCCGGGTCTCATCATCGGCAAGAAGGGCGCTGACATCGAAAAGCTTCGCAAGAAGCTTTCCGACATGACATCGTCTGAAACGCACCTCAACATCGTTGAAGTTCGCAAGCCAGAAGTTGACGCAACACTCGTTGCGCAGTCGATTGCTCAGCAGCTTGAACGCCGCGTTGCTTTCCGTCGTGCTATGAAGCGTGCCGTTCAGTCGGCTATGCGTCTGGGCGCGGAAGGCATCAAGATCACCTGCGCAGGTCGTCTTGGTGGCGCTGAAATCGCTCGTACCGAATGGTACCGCGAAGGCCGCGTTCCGCTTCATACGCTGCGCGCAGACATCGACTACGGTACGGCGGAAGCTGAAACCGCGTTCGGTATCTGCGGCATCAAGGTCTGGATCTTCAAGGGCGAAATCCTTGAGCATGATCCGATGGCTTCTGAACGCCGTGCTCTCGAAGGTGATGCTCAGGGTCCGGCAAGCCGTGACCGCGATCGTCGTCGCGAGAACGCTTGA
- the rplV gene encoding 50S ribosomal protein L22, translating into MAKAKTERRLKDNEAQAVARTLRVSPQKLNLVAAMIRGKKVERALAELEFSRKRIAGTVKKTLESAIANAENNHDLDVDSLVVAEAYVGKSIVMKRFHARGRGRASRIEKPYAHLTIVVREVEEKGEAA; encoded by the coding sequence ATGGCGAAGGCAAAGACCGAACGCCGGCTGAAGGACAACGAAGCGCAGGCTGTAGCCCGTACGCTTCGCGTCAGCCCGCAGAAGCTCAACCTTGTTGCTGCCATGATCCGTGGTAAGAAGGTCGAGCGCGCCCTGGCAGAACTCGAGTTCTCCCGCAAGCGCATCGCTGGCACCGTGAAGAAGACCCTGGAGTCTGCTATCGCGAACGCAGAAAACAACCACGACCTCGACGTCGACTCGCTCGTCGTTGCTGAGGCCTATGTTGGCAAGTCGATCGTCATGAAGCGTTTCCACGCTCGTGGTCGCGGTCGTGCTTCCCGCATTGAAAAACCCTACGCGCACCTCACGATCGTCGTGCGCGAAGTCGAGGAAAAAGGGGAGGCCGCATAA
- the rpsS gene encoding 30S ribosomal protein S19 yields the protein MARSVWKGPFVDGYLLKKAEKVREGGRSEVIKIWSRRSTILPQFVGLTFGVYNGNKHVPVSVNEDMVGHKFGEFSPTRTYYGHGADKKAKRK from the coding sequence ATGGCTCGTTCAGTTTGGAAAGGCCCGTTTGTTGACGGCTATCTTCTCAAGAAGGCTGAGAAGGTTCGTGAAGGCGGCCGAAGCGAAGTAATCAAGATCTGGAGCCGTCGCTCCACGATTCTTCCTCAGTTCGTCGGTTTGACGTTCGGCGTCTACAACGGCAACAAGCATGTGCCGGTCAGTGTCAACGAAGACATGGTCGGTCACAAGTTTGGTGAATTCTCTCCGACCCGGACCTATTACGGTCACGGTGCGGACAAGAAGGCGAAGAGGAAGTAA
- the rplB gene encoding 50S ribosomal protein L2 encodes MALKSFNPTTPSQRQLVIVDRSGLWKGKPVKALTEGLSKSGGRNNLGRITARFIGGGHKRTYRLVDFKRRKFDVEGTVERLEYDPNRTAFIALISYADGEQAYIIAPQRLAVGDKVIASDKAVDVKPGNTMPLQYIPVGSILHNVEMKPGKGGQIARSAGTYVQLVGRDQGMAILRLNSGEQRLVHGTCLASVGAVSNPDHGNINDGKAGRTRWRGKTPHNRGVVMNPVDHPHGGGEGRTSGGRHPVSPWGKPTKGKRTRSNKSTDKFIMRSRHLKKK; translated from the coding sequence ATGGCATTGAAAAGCTTTAACCCGACGACCCCAAGCCAGCGTCAGCTGGTTATCGTCGACCGCTCTGGCCTCTGGAAGGGCAAGCCGGTCAAGGCGTTGACGGAAGGCCTCTCCAAGAGCGGCGGCCGTAACAACCTTGGTCGTATTACTGCTCGCTTCATCGGCGGCGGTCACAAGCGTACCTACCGTCTGGTAGACTTCAAGCGTCGCAAGTTCGACGTTGAAGGTACTGTCGAGCGTCTTGAGTACGACCCTAACCGCACCGCGTTCATCGCGCTGATCAGCTACGCCGACGGCGAGCAGGCCTACATCATTGCTCCGCAGCGTCTCGCTGTAGGCGATAAGGTCATTGCTTCCGACAAGGCTGTAGACGTGAAGCCCGGCAACACGATGCCGCTTCAGTACATCCCGGTTGGTTCCATTCTCCACAACGTTGAGATGAAGCCAGGCAAGGGCGGTCAGATCGCTCGTTCCGCTGGTACCTACGTCCAGCTCGTTGGTCGTGACCAAGGCATGGCGATCCTTCGCCTGAACTCGGGCGAGCAGCGCTTGGTGCATGGCACTTGCCTTGCGTCTGTTGGCGCGGTTTCCAACCCGGACCACGGCAACATCAACGACGGTAAGGCTGGTCGTACGCGTTGGCGCGGCAAGACCCCGCACAACCGAGGCGTTGTCATGAACCCTGTCGATCACCCGCACGGTGGTGGTGAAGGCCGTACCTCTGGTGGCCGTCATCCGGTTTCGCCTTGGGGCAAGCCGACGAAGGGCAAGCGCACTCGTTCGAACAAGTCCACGGACAAGTTCATCATGCGCTCGCGCCACTTGAAGAAGAAGTAA
- a CDS encoding 50S ribosomal protein L23 yields the protein MTDLRHYDVIVSPSITEKSTLLSEQNQVVFNVAKDASKPEIKAAVEALFGVKVKAVNTLVRLGKTKRFRGFIGKQKDVKKAIVTLADGQSIDVSTGV from the coding sequence ATGACAGATCTTCGCCACTATGATGTGATCGTATCTCCTTCGATCACGGAAAAGTCGACGCTGCTCTCTGAACAGAACCAGGTCGTCTTCAACGTCGCCAAGGATGCGTCGAAGCCTGAAATCAAGGCTGCTGTCGAAGCTCTCTTTGGCGTCAAGGTTAAGGCCGTCAATACGCTCGTTCGCCTTGGCAAGACCAAGCGGTTCCGCGGCTTTATCGGTAAGCAGAAGGACGTCAAGAAGGCGATCGTCACGCTTGCCGACGGTCAGTCCATCGACGTTTCGACGGGCGTCTGA
- the rplD gene encoding 50S ribosomal protein L4: protein MEFNVKTLEGTDAGKVSLSDEIFGLDPRQDILARMVRWQLAKKQQGTHKSKGRSEVARTGSKMYKQKGTGRARHHSARAPQFRGGGKAHGPVVRSHEHDLPKKVRALALRHALSAKLKAEDLIIVDQLVASEAKTKIVAGTLASLGLTNALVVGGAELDNNFKLAAQNIPNIDVLPVQGINVYDILRRGKLVLSKAAVEALEERFK, encoded by the coding sequence ATGGAATTCAACGTCAAGACCCTCGAGGGTACGGACGCTGGCAAGGTCTCCCTTTCTGACGAGATCTTTGGCCTCGATCCGCGCCAGGATATCCTGGCACGTATGGTGCGTTGGCAGCTTGCAAAGAAGCAGCAGGGCACTCACAAGTCCAAGGGCCGTTCCGAGGTCGCTCGCACCGGTTCCAAGATGTACAAGCAGAAGGGTACGGGTCGCGCTCGTCACCATTCCGCTCGTGCTCCGCAGTTCCGTGGCGGTGGTAAGGCTCATGGTCCGGTTGTTCGCAGCCATGAACATGACCTGCCCAAGAAGGTTCGTGCATTGGCACTGCGTCACGCGCTCTCGGCGAAGCTGAAGGCAGAAGACCTGATCATCGTTGATCAGCTCGTTGCTTCTGAAGCTAAGACCAAGATCGTTGCTGGTACGCTGGCTTCTCTCGGCCTGACGAACGCTCTCGTTGTTGGCGGTGCTGAACTGGACAACAACTTCAAGCTCGCTGCTCAGAACATTCCGAACATCGACGTTCTGCCGGTTCAGGGCATCAACGTTTACGATATCCTGCGTCGTGGCAAGCTCGTGCTGTCCAAGGCTGCGGTTGAAGCTCTGGAGGAGCGGTTCAAATGA
- the rplC gene encoding 50S ribosomal protein L3 → MRSGVIAQKVGMTRVYNDAGEHVPVTVLRVENCQVVAHRTDEKNGYTAVQLGAGQAKVKNTSKALRGHFAVAQVEPKQKVVEFRVDADNLIDVGATVSPSHFTAGQLVDVTGTTIGKGFAGAMKRHNFGGLRATHGVSVSHRSHGSTGNNQDPGKVWKGKRMAGHMGQTRVTTQNLEVVSTDEDRGLILVKGAVPGSKGAWIIVRDAIKSAAK, encoded by the coding sequence ATGCGTTCAGGTGTAATTGCACAGAAGGTCGGAATGACCCGCGTCTACAATGACGCTGGCGAGCATGTTCCAGTCACGGTTCTCCGTGTCGAGAACTGCCAGGTCGTTGCCCACCGCACAGACGAAAAGAATGGCTACACGGCTGTTCAGCTTGGTGCAGGCCAGGCGAAGGTAAAGAATACAAGCAAGGCTCTTCGTGGCCATTTTGCTGTAGCTCAGGTTGAGCCTAAGCAGAAGGTTGTCGAATTTCGCGTTGATGCAGACAATCTCATCGACGTTGGTGCTACGGTTTCCCCTAGCCACTTCACCGCAGGTCAGCTGGTCGATGTGACTGGTACGACGATCGGTAAGGGTTTTGCCGGTGCCATGAAGCGTCACAACTTCGGTGGTTTGCGCGCGACTCACGGTGTTTCCGTATCGCACCGTTCGCACGGTTCGACCGGTAACAACCAGGATCCGGGCAAGGTCTGGAAGGGCAAGCGCATGGCTGGTCATATGGGCCAGACTCGCGTAACGACCCAGAACCTGGAAGTCGTGTCTACCGATGAAGATCGCGGTCTGATCCTGGTCAAGGGTGCCGTTCCCGGCTCCAAGGGCGCCTGGATTATCGTCCGCGACGCCATCAAGTCGGCTGCGAAGTAA
- the rpsJ gene encoding 30S ribosomal protein S10, whose product MNGQNIRIRLKAFDHRILDASTREIVSTAKRTGASVRGPVPLPTRIEKFTVNRSPHIDKKSREQFEMRTHKRLLDIVDPTPQTVDALMKLDLAAGVDVEIKL is encoded by the coding sequence ATGAACGGCCAAAATATCCGCATTCGCCTGAAGGCATTCGATCATCGTATTCTCGACGCTTCTACGCGCGAGATCGTGTCGACGGCGAAGCGCACCGGTGCTAGCGTCCGGGGCCCCGTTCCGCTTCCGACTCGCATCGAGAAGTTTACGGTAAACCGGTCCCCTCACATTGATAAGAAGAGCCGCGAGCAGTTCGAAATGCGCACTCATAAGCGCTTGCTCGATATCGTGGATCCCACCCCGCAGACGGTAGACGCGCTGATGAAGCTCGATCTCGCCGCAGGCGTAGACGTGGAAATCAAGCTCTGA
- the tuf gene encoding elongation factor Tu, with product MAKSKFERTKPHVNIGTIGHVDHGKTSLTAAITKYFGEFKAYDQIDAAPEEKARGITISTAHVEYETANRHYAHVDCPGHADYVKNMITGAAQMDGAILVCSAADGPMPQTREHILLARQVGVPAIVVFLNKVDQVDDAELLELVELEVRELLSSYDFPGDDIPIVKGSALAALEDSNKTIGEDAIRELMAQVDAYIPTPERPIDQPFLMPIEDVFSISGRGTVVTGRVERGIVKVGEEIEIVGIRATTKTTCTGVEMFRKLLDQGQAGDNIGALLRGVNRDGVERGQILCKPGSVKPHKKFKAEAYILTKEEGGRHTPFFTNYRPQFYFRTTDVTGIVTLPEGTEMVMPGDNVTVDVELIVPIAMEEKLRFAIREGGRTVGAGIVASIIE from the coding sequence ATGGCAAAGAGCAAGTTTGAGCGTACCAAGCCGCATGTGAACATCGGCACGATTGGCCACGTTGACCATGGCAAGACGTCTCTGACGGCAGCGATCACGAAGTACTTCGGCGAGTTCAAGGCGTACGACCAGATCGACGCTGCTCCGGAAGAGAAGGCGCGTGGTATCACGATTTCGACGGCTCACGTTGAGTATGAGACGGCGAACCGTCACTATGCGCACGTTGACTGCCCCGGCCACGCCGACTACGTCAAAAACATGATCACGGGTGCAGCGCAGATGGACGGCGCGATCCTGGTTTGCTCTGCCGCTGACGGCCCGATGCCGCAGACGCGCGAGCACATCCTTCTGGCTCGCCAGGTTGGCGTTCCTGCGATCGTTGTGTTCCTGAACAAGGTCGACCAGGTTGACGACGCTGAACTTCTGGAACTCGTAGAGCTTGAAGTTCGTGAACTTCTGTCGTCCTACGACTTCCCGGGCGATGACATTCCGATCGTCAAGGGCTCTGCTCTTGCTGCTCTGGAAGACTCGAACAAGACGATCGGTGAAGACGCGATCCGCGAGCTGATGGCTCAGGTTGACGCCTACATCCCGACGCCAGAGCGTCCGATCGACCAGCCGTTCCTGATGCCGATCGAAGACGTGTTCTCGATCTCTGGCCGTGGTACGGTTGTGACGGGCCGCGTTGAGCGTGGTATCGTGAAGGTCGGTGAAGAAATCGAAATCGTTGGCATTCGTGCAACGACGAAGACGACCTGCACGGGCGTTGAAATGTTCCGCAAGCTGCTGGACCAGGGCCAGGCTGGCGACAACATCGGTGCTCTTCTGCGTGGCGTGAACCGTGACGGCGTCGAGCGCGGTCAGATCCTGTGCAAGCCTGGCTCTGTCAAGCCGCACAAGAAGTTCAAGGCAGAAGCCTACATCCTGACGAAGGAAGAAGGCGGCCGTCATACGCCGTTCTTCACGAACTACCGTCCGCAGTTCTACTTCCGCACGACGGACGTGACGGGCATCGTCACGCTTCCGGAAGGCACGGAAATGGTTATGCCTGGCGACAACGTAACCGTTGACGTTGAGCTGATCGTTCCGATCGCGATGGAAGAAAAGCTGCGCTTCGCGATCCGCGAAGGCGGCCGTACCGTCGGCGCTGGCATCGTCGCTTCGATCATCGAGTAA
- the fusA gene encoding elongation factor G, with amino-acid sequence MAREYKIEDYRNFGIMAHIDAGKTTTTERILYYTGKSHKIGEVHDGAATMDWMEQEQERGITITSAATTTFWKGRDGKMRRFNIIDTPGHVDFTIEVERSLRVLDGAIALLDANAGVEPQTETVWRQAEKYNVPRMIFCNKMDKTGADFYRSVEMIKTRLGATAVVMQLPIGAETEFKGVVDLIEMNALVWRDESLGAQWDVVEIPDDLKDKAAEYREKLIETVVEIDEEAMEAYLNGEMPDNDKIRELVRRGTIDVKFHPMFCGTAFKNKGVQPLLDAVVDYLPSPLDIPAIKGIDFKTEAEIERHADDSEPLSMLAFKIMNDPFVGSLTFARIYSGKLEKGSSVINTVKDKRERVGRMLQMHSNSREDIEEAFAGDIVALAGLKETTTGDTLCDPLKPVILERMEFPEPVIQIAIEPKSKGDQEKMGLALNRLAAEDPSFRVKTDQESGQTIIAGMGELHLDIIVDRMRREFKVEANVGAPQVAYRETITRQHEEDYTHKKQSGGTGQFARVKIVFEPNPDGEDFKFESKIVGGAVPKEYIPGVQKGIESVLSSGPLAGFPMLGVKATLIDGAFHDVDSSVLAFEIASRACFREAAKKAGAQLLEPMMKVEVVTPEDYVGDVIGDLNSRRGQIQGQEQRGIAIVINAHVPLANMFKYVDNLRSMSQGRAQYSMVFDHYAPVPSNVAQEIQAKYSGQK; translated from the coding sequence ATGGCTCGCGAGTATAAAATCGAAGACTACCGAAATTTCGGTATTATGGCGCACATCGACGCCGGCAAGACCACGACCACCGAGCGTATCCTGTATTACACCGGTAAGTCGCACAAGATCGGCGAAGTTCACGACGGCGCCGCGACCATGGACTGGATGGAGCAGGAGCAGGAGCGTGGTATCACCATCACGTCTGCAGCGACGACCACCTTCTGGAAGGGTCGTGATGGCAAGATGCGTCGGTTCAACATCATCGACACGCCCGGACACGTTGACTTCACGATCGAAGTAGAACGTTCTCTGCGCGTTCTCGACGGTGCGATCGCTCTCCTCGATGCCAACGCTGGCGTTGAGCCGCAGACGGAAACTGTTTGGCGTCAGGCTGAAAAGTACAACGTCCCGCGGATGATCTTCTGCAACAAGATGGACAAGACCGGCGCTGACTTCTATCGCTCGGTTGAAATGATCAAGACTCGTCTTGGCGCGACGGCAGTTGTCATGCAGCTCCCGATCGGTGCTGAAACCGAGTTCAAGGGCGTTGTCGACCTGATCGAGATGAATGCTCTCGTATGGCGCGACGAATCTCTCGGCGCTCAGTGGGACGTCGTTGAGATTCCGGACGATCTGAAGGACAAGGCTGCTGAATATCGCGAAAAGCTGATCGAGACTGTTGTCGAGATCGACGAAGAAGCGATGGAAGCCTACCTGAACGGCGAGATGCCTGACAACGACAAGATCCGCGAACTCGTTCGTCGCGGTACGATCGACGTCAAGTTCCATCCAATGTTCTGCGGTACCGCGTTCAAGAACAAGGGCGTTCAGCCTCTTCTCGACGCCGTTGTCGACTACCTTCCTTCGCCGCTCGACATTCCGGCGATCAAGGGCATCGACTTCAAGACGGAAGCTGAAATCGAGCGTCATGCAGATGACTCCGAGCCGCTTTCTATGCTTGCGTTCAAGATCATGAACGACCCCTTCGTCGGTTCGCTGACGTTTGCTCGTATTTACTCCGGCAAGCTCGAAAAGGGTTCGTCGGTTATCAACACGGTCAAGGACAAGCGTGAGCGTGTCGGTCGTATGCTCCAGATGCATTCGAACAGCCGCGAAGACATCGAAGAAGCCTTCGCGGGCGACATCGTTGCGCTTGCTGGTCTGAAGGAAACCACAACGGGTGATACGCTTTGCGATCCGTTGAAGCCGGTTATCCTTGAGCGCATGGAATTCCCCGAGCCGGTCATCCAGATCGCGATCGAGCCGAAGTCCAAGGGCGACCAGGAAAAGATGGGCCTGGCCCTGAACCGTCTGGCAGCAGAAGATCCGTCCTTCCGCGTCAAGACAGACCAGGAATCCGGTCAGACCATCATTGCAGGCATGGGCGAACTTCACCTCGACATCATCGTCGACCGTATGCGTCGCGAATTCAAGGTTGAAGCCAACGTTGGCGCTCCGCAGGTTGCTTACCGTGAAACCATCACGCGTCAGCACGAAGAAGATTACACGCACAAGAAGCAGTCCGGTGGTACCGGTCAGTTCGCGCGCGTCAAGATCGTCTTCGAACCGAACCCGGATGGCGAAGACTTCAAGTTCGAGTCGAAGATCGTCGGTGGTGCAGTTCCGAAGGAATACATCCCGGGCGTTCAGAAGGGTATCGAAAGCGTCCTGTCTTCTGGCCCATTGGCTGGCTTCCCGATGTTGGGCGTCAAGGCGACGCTCATCGACGGTGCCTTCCACGACGTTGACTCGTCGGTTCTCGCCTTCGAAATCGCTTCGCGTGCATGCTTCCGTGAAGCTGCCAAGAAGGCTGGTGCTCAGTTGCTTGAGCCGATGATGAAGGTGGAAGTTGTTACGCCTGAGGATTACGTCGGTGACGTTATCGGCGATCTGAACTCGCGTCGTGGTCAGATTCAGGGCCAGGAACAGCGCGGCATTGCGATCGTGATCAACGCGCATGTGCCGCTGGCGAACATGTTCAAGTACGTCGACAACCTGCGCTCCATGTCTCAGGGCCGCGCGCAGTATTCGATGGTCTTCGATCATTACGCACCTGTCCCGAGCAACGTGGCTCAGGAAATTCAGGCAAAGTACTCCGGTCAGAAGTGA